A DNA window from Alligator mississippiensis isolate rAllMis1 chromosome 11, rAllMis1, whole genome shotgun sequence contains the following coding sequences:
- the LOC132244217 gene encoding DLA class II histocompatibility antigen, DR-1 beta chain-like: protein MGTGGMPGAGRRWAGAVLVTLAVLGPHVARCTEPPEHFIYLGTDECYYTNGTQRVRYVCREIWNQQDFVHFDSDLGVFVADTELGEPDAKCWNSQKDVLEDARAAVDTCRYNYGVAEQGHVIGHSVKPKVKVSPTKSGAQAHPDTLICSVTGFYPGGIEVKWLKNGQEQMAGVVSTELMQNGDWTFQILVMLEMTPRSGDVYTCQVEHSSLPDPVTVLWEVQSDSARSKMLTGVGGFVLGLIFLALGLLVYLRNKKGRPVPQPTGLLS, encoded by the exons ATGGGGACCGGGGGGATGCCGGGGGCCGGGAggcgctgggctggggctgtgctggtgaCACTGGCGGTGCTGGGACCCCACGTGGCTCGTTGCACGGAGCCCCCAG agcaCTTCATCTACCTGGGCACGGACGAGTGTTACTACACCAACGGCACCCAGCGCGTGAGGTATGTGTGCCGGGAGATCTGGAACCAGCAGGACTTCGTTCACTTCGACAGCGACCTGGGCGTGTTCGTGGCCGACACGGAGCTGGGGGAGCCTGACGCCAAGTGCTGGAACAGCCAGAAGGACGTGCTGGAGGATGCACGGGCCGCAGTGGACACGTGCCGATACAACTACGGGGTGGCTGAGCAAGGCCACGTGATCGGCCACAGCG TGAAGCCCAAGGTGAAAGTCTCCCCAACAAAATCAGGAGCCCAGGCCCACCCAGACACACTGATTTGCTCTGTGACGGGGTTTTACCCTGGTGGGATCGAGGTGAAATGGTTGAAGAACGGGCAGGAGCAGATGGCCGGAGTGGTGTCCACGGAGCTGATGCAGAACGGAGACTGGACCTTCCAGATCCTTGTGATGCTGGAAATGACCCCCCGGAGCGGGGACGTCTACACCTGCCAGGTGGAGCACAGCAGCCTGCCGGACCCTGTCACTGTGCTCTGGG AGGTGCAGTCAGACTCGGCCAGGAGCAAGATGCTgacaggggttgggggctttGTGCTGGGGctgatcttcctggcactgggactCCTCGTCTACCTGAGGAACAAGAAAG GCCGCCCCGTTCCCCAGCCAACAG ggctcctcagttAG